One Simonsiella muelleri ATCC 29453 DNA window includes the following coding sequences:
- a CDS encoding helix-turn-helix domain-containing protein translates to MNNSSDFGNRLKTERKKLGLTQAQAAEKCGVSARMWGDYERNISQPKAEQLFLFKNAGIDIDYVMTGKNNNVETFRQPENSLSNKELELLALFRQASELGQAVILSAARGAEKKEIQTNSSK, encoded by the coding sequence ATGAATAATTCCTCCGATTTTGGCAACAGATTGAAAACTGAAAGAAAAAAGTTAGGCTTAACCCAAGCGCAAGCTGCTGAAAAATGTGGTGTTTCTGCAAGAATGTGGGGGGATTATGAAAGAAATATCAGTCAGCCAAAAGCAGAACAACTCTTCCTATTTAAAAATGCTGGCATTGATATTGATTATGTGATGACAGGTAAAAATAACAATGTTGAAACTTTCAGGCAGCCTGAAAATTCATTAAGCAACAAAGAATTAGAACTACTGGCTTTATTTCGTCAAGCCAGCGAATTAGGGCAAGCCGTAATTTTAAGTGCGGCTCGCGGTGCAGAGAAAAAAGAAATTCAGACTAATTCAAGTAAATAA
- a CDS encoding AAA family ATPase, translated as MTLQEQLEKLMSETGTQQSDVAKGIGQSDALVSQWRKGVYKGNNAKVDEAIANFIHREQKKREIKDLEIVFCRTETAKRVWAFLEMVHQSRGQGLFVGRAGMGKTTIQREYARHHPDVILLEVSPTYTPAVILKTIAKKIGASHSGSLNDIYEAILAKLTGSGRMILADEAENLSTRSLEILRRLRDQAKIGLLLAGTMRLKTNLIGRHGELEQLFSRVGCTFILPEHTADDELAQILRITLPSLSMQLNQKIVKSANGSLRRLENLMYYLDRASKQSETAINEEMLQVIEKWLLAHGA; from the coding sequence ATGACTTTACAAGAACAACTGGAAAAATTGATGTCCGAAACAGGCACCCAGCAAAGCGATGTAGCAAAAGGGATTGGTCAATCGGATGCATTGGTCAGCCAATGGCGCAAAGGTGTGTACAAAGGCAACAATGCCAAAGTAGATGAAGCCATTGCCAATTTTATCCACCGTGAACAAAAGAAACGCGAAATCAAAGATTTGGAAATTGTGTTTTGCCGCACCGAAACCGCCAAACGTGTTTGGGCATTTTTGGAAATGGTGCATCAATCACGCGGTCAAGGTTTGTTTGTGGGGCGTGCTGGCATGGGTAAAACCACCATTCAGCGTGAATACGCTCGCCACCACCCTGATGTGATTTTGCTGGAAGTCAGTCCCACTTACACGCCAGCTGTGATTTTGAAAACCATTGCCAAGAAAATCGGCGCAAGCCATTCAGGCAGCCTGAACGATATTTATGAAGCCATTTTAGCAAAATTAACAGGCTCGGGGCGCATGATTTTGGCAGACGAAGCAGAAAATTTGTCTACTCGTTCGCTGGAAATTTTACGCCGTTTGCGCGACCAAGCCAAAATTGGCTTATTGTTGGCAGGGACGATGCGTTTGAAAACCAATTTGATTGGCAGACATGGCGAATTGGAACAATTGTTTAGTCGTGTGGGTTGTACTTTTATCTTACCCGAGCATACGGCAGATGATGAATTGGCACAGATTTTACGGATTACTTTACCCAGTTTGAGCATGCAATTGAACCAAAAAATCGTGAAATCAGCAAATGGCAGTTTGCGGCGTTTGGAAAATTTGATGTATTACTTGGACAGAGCCAGTAAGCAAAGCGAAACAGCCATCAATGAAGAAATGCTGCAAGTGATTGAAAAATGGTTATTAGCACATGGGGCTTAA
- a CDS encoding Mu transposase C-terminal domain-containing protein encodes MEYITAFEMAKMKISGLPESDRRLREKAKRENWRSRPRVGRGGGVEYEIAALPTPIREAVEKKLAAEILAQQPDLPNMQTVSGSLNPQNQAKPKKSRAKSKDLPTVHRPEDTQLALDLEDPNIEAKNLNFKQKNCANARIAIVADVLSIGDTLSLSQNKAVAYFLEQMREGTLPERIEHLIPIANARSNNKRDLSKRTLMEWVLNFKSAGNNKNARLLALAPRATKYETSPLSLWWMRDFMHIHRVPQKPKLVHSYQRFTQLYQQKQDFDMKLLPSIDAVRRAWNALPEIIRERGRRTGSQYKQLLPYVQRDWTTNINPNNVWIIDGHSFKARVRHMEHGQPFVPEITFVIDGCTRKIVGFSIALAESSKAVADALRMGLRHGGLPVIIYSDNGKGETGRDITGELTGFCPRLDIQHQTGIAGNPQGRGVIEGLWDNTLIKLAKTYPTYHGKDMDKSAGHLMYRKTESWAKAERDGKKLTDEQQKYKALCPTWQQFYVDLLATIHEYNHRPHRTLPKKDDGERYNPTEYWAQRMAQVPPEEQPEILSEDELALLERSMEKRKPYRGWIRFNNQSYFLADLAAHEGKTVLIAYDWDNAQNIFVYQKNGCLIGKAVLNGNARDAFTNVKSMRETQKENRAKKQITRLKNKVKRIEMDLNGGDIIENTPDFSKWLPDLVASNDVDFRQPETVEVAEVAEVSELSKKYFGF; translated from the coding sequence ATGGAATACATCACAGCTTTTGAAATGGCAAAAATGAAAATTTCAGGACTGCCTGAAAGCGATAGACGGTTGAGAGAAAAAGCCAAACGCGAAAACTGGCGTTCACGCCCGCGCGTGGGGCGAGGTGGTGGTGTGGAATACGAAATCGCAGCCCTGCCTACCCCCATTCGCGAAGCGGTGGAAAAGAAACTGGCTGCCGAAATTTTGGCGCAACAGCCTGATTTACCCAATATGCAAACGGTTTCAGGCAGCCTGAACCCCCAAAATCAGGCAAAACCCAAAAAATCACGCGCCAAATCAAAAGATTTGCCGACCGTCCACAGACCCGAAGACACGCAATTGGCTTTGGATTTGGAAGACCCAAATATAGAAGCTAAAAATTTGAATTTCAAACAAAAAAATTGCGCCAATGCACGAATCGCCATTGTGGCAGATGTGTTGAGCATAGGCGATACATTGAGTTTATCGCAAAACAAAGCCGTAGCCTATTTTTTGGAACAAATGCGCGAAGGTACGCTGCCCGAGCGAATTGAACATTTAATCCCCATTGCCAATGCGCGGAGCAACAACAAACGTGATTTGTCCAAGCGCACTTTGATGGAGTGGGTGTTGAATTTTAAGTCGGCTGGCAACAACAAAAATGCCCGACTGTTGGCACTTGCACCACGCGCGACCAAATACGAAACCTCGCCTTTGTCGCTGTGGTGGATGCGCGATTTTATGCACATTCATCGTGTGCCACAAAAGCCCAAATTGGTACACAGCTATCAGCGATTTACCCAACTTTATCAACAAAAACAGGATTTTGATATGAAACTGTTACCCAGTATTGATGCGGTTCGCCGTGCTTGGAATGCTTTGCCTGAAATCATCCGTGAACGCGGTCGGCGCACAGGCTCGCAATACAAACAGTTGCTGCCCTATGTGCAACGCGATTGGACGACCAACATTAATCCCAATAACGTGTGGATTATTGACGGACACAGCTTTAAAGCGCGTGTGCGACACATGGAACACGGTCAGCCCTTTGTGCCTGAAATCACGTTTGTGATTGACGGCTGTACGCGTAAAATTGTTGGTTTTTCAATTGCTTTGGCAGAAAGCAGTAAAGCGGTTGCCGATGCGTTAAGAATGGGTTTGCGACATGGTGGTTTGCCGGTCATCATCTATTCGGACAATGGCAAAGGCGAAACAGGACGCGACATCACAGGCGAATTGACGGGTTTTTGTCCGCGTTTGGATATTCAACATCAAACAGGGATTGCAGGTAACCCACAAGGGCGTGGCGTGATTGAGGGATTATGGGATAACACGCTGATTAAATTAGCTAAAACCTATCCCACTTATCACGGTAAAGACATGGACAAATCCGCAGGGCATTTGATGTATCGCAAAACCGAAAGCTGGGCAAAAGCCGAACGAGACGGCAAAAAACTGACCGATGAACAGCAAAAATACAAGGCGTTGTGTCCGACTTGGCAACAGTTTTATGTGGATTTGTTAGCAACCATTCATGAATACAACCACCGCCCACATCGCACCTTGCCCAAAAAAGACGATGGCGAGCGTTACAACCCAACGGAATATTGGGCGCAACGAATGGCGCAAGTACCACCCGAAGAGCAGCCTGAAATTTTGTCGGAAGACGAATTGGCTTTGTTGGAACGCAGCATGGAAAAACGCAAACCGTATCGCGGTTGGATTCGTTTTAATAATCAAAGCTATTTTTTGGCGGATTTGGCGGCACACGAAGGCAAGACGGTGTTGATTGCCTATGATTGGGACAATGCACAGAATATTTTTGTGTATCAAAAAAATGGGTGTTTGATTGGCAAGGCGGTTTTAAATGGCAACGCACGCGATGCTTTCACGAACGTGAAGAGTATGCGCGAGACACAAAAAGAAAATCGTGCCAAAAAACAAATTACACGCCTGAAAAACAAAGTTAAGCGTATTGAAATGGATTTAAATGGTGGCGACATTATTGAAAATACACCTGATTTTAGCAAATGGTTGCCCGATTTGGTAGCGTCTAATGATGTGGATTTCAGGCAGCCTGAAACGGTGGAAGTGGCAGAAGTGGCGGAAGTAAGCGAATTATCCAAAAAATATTTTGGTTTTTGA
- a CDS encoding DNA adenine methylase has translation MHTQAPLPFTGQKRRFLNHFKTLLKQQIPNDGDGWTIVDAFGGSGLLAHTAKQVLPKARVIYNDFDGYTERLQNINDTNQLRKIIFDLTRDYPRNQKLPETLKKTIQTTLQTFGGYIDLDCVASWILFSSRQPTDLHDLIYNHTYFNNVRLSDYPSADDYLDGVEVVSKSYHELLPEFQDNSNALLVLDPPYVSTAQGAYRKAGYFGMVEFLRLMRLVRPPFVFFSSTRSELLDYLDLIVNEKAEGWQNLQDYQKISVHITMNKTAHYEDNMIYKFQAA, from the coding sequence ATCCACACCCAAGCCCCCTTACCCTTTACAGGACAAAAACGCCGATTTTTAAACCACTTTAAAACGTTATTAAAACAGCAAATTCCGAATGATGGCGATGGCTGGACAATTGTTGATGCCTTTGGTGGCTCGGGACTGTTGGCTCACACCGCAAAACAGGTTTTACCCAAAGCTCGTGTGATTTACAATGATTTTGACGGTTATACCGAGCGTTTGCAAAACATCAATGATACCAATCAATTACGCAAAATCATTTTTGATTTAACCAGAGATTATCCGCGCAATCAAAAGCTGCCTGAAACGCTGAAAAAGACCATTCAGACTACCTTACAAACATTTGGCGGCTATATTGATTTGGATTGCGTGGCGAGTTGGATTTTGTTTAGCAGTCGGCAACCAACTGATTTGCATGATTTAATATACAATCATACTTATTTTAATAATGTGCGATTGAGTGATTATCCCAGCGCGGACGACTATTTAGACGGCGTGGAAGTGGTAAGTAAATCGTATCATGAATTATTGCCTGAATTCCAAGATAATTCAAATGCTTTACTCGTGCTTGACCCACCCTATGTTAGCACCGCGCAAGGCGCGTATCGCAAAGCTGGCTATTTTGGTATGGTTGAATTTTTACGGCTGATGCGTTTGGTGCGACCGCCGTTTGTATTCTTCTCATCAACGCGGAGTGAACTGCTTGATTATTTGGATTTGATTGTGAATGAAAAGGCAGAAGGTTGGCAAAATTTACAGGATTATCAAAAAATTAGCGTTCACATTACAATGAACAAAACAGCGCATTACGAAGATAATATGATTTACAAATTTCAGGCTGCCTGA
- the aspS gene encoding aspartate--tRNA ligase — protein MRTNYCGLINEQYLDQTVTVKGWVHRRRDHGGVIFIDLRDREGIVQVVIDPDTPEAFKLADSARSEFVLSITGRVRNRPEGTTNDKMISGKIEILAKEIEILNTAATPPFQIDEENISETVRLQNRVIDLRRPYMQRNLKLRYQVAMGVRRYLDVQGFIDIETPMLTRSTPEGARDYLVPSRVHAGEFFALPQSPQLFKQLLMVAGFDRYYQITKCFRDEDLRADRQPEFTQIDLETSFLTENEIMDITEGMAKQVFKDALGVDLGDFPRMQYSDAMFYYGSDKPDMRISLKFTELTDLMKTEEFKVFRGAADMKNGRVVALRVPNGAKFSRKEIDEYTQFVGIYGAKGLAYIKVNDVTNLSNGENSGLQSPIVKFLSENVLKEIIARTGAENGDIIFFGADKEKIVNEAIGALRIKIGKEHGLENGYFVDEWKPLWVVDFPMFEYDEDADRYVAVHHPFTAPKEGHEDLMVSAPEKCLARAYDMVLNGWEIGGGSIRIHRAEIQEKVFAALKITPEEQQEKFGFLLDNLKFGAPPHGGLAFGLDRLVTLMTSAESIRDVIAFPKTQRAQCLLTNAPNSVDEKQLRELSLRLRVKQSENKEA, from the coding sequence ATGCGTACAAACTATTGCGGTCTAATTAACGAACAATATTTAGACCAAACCGTAACCGTAAAAGGTTGGGTACACCGCCGCCGCGACCATGGCGGTGTGATTTTTATTGATTTGCGCGACCGCGAAGGCATTGTGCAAGTCGTGATTGACCCCGATACACCCGAAGCATTCAAATTAGCAGACAGTGCCCGCAGCGAATTTGTGTTGAGCATCACAGGGCGCGTGCGTAACCGTCCAGAAGGCACAACCAACGACAAAATGATTTCAGGCAAAATTGAAATTCTCGCCAAAGAAATTGAAATTTTGAATACAGCTGCTACGCCTCCTTTCCAAATTGACGAAGAAAACATCAGCGAAACCGTGCGTTTACAAAACCGCGTGATTGACTTGCGCCGTCCGTATATGCAGCGTAATTTGAAATTGCGTTATCAAGTTGCGATGGGCGTGCGTCGTTATTTGGACGTGCAAGGCTTTATTGACATTGAAACCCCGATGTTGACACGCTCTACGCCCGAAGGTGCGCGTGATTATCTTGTGCCAAGCCGTGTTCATGCTGGCGAATTTTTCGCGTTGCCGCAATCGCCACAATTATTCAAACAATTATTGATGGTGGCGGGTTTTGACCGTTATTACCAAATCACCAAGTGTTTCCGTGATGAAGATTTGCGCGCGGACAGGCAGCCTGAATTCACGCAAATTGACTTGGAAACTTCGTTTTTAACCGAAAACGAAATCATGGACATTACCGAGGGCATGGCGAAACAAGTTTTCAAAGATGCGCTAGGCGTGGATTTGGGTGATTTTCCTCGTATGCAATATTCAGATGCGATGTTCTATTATGGTTCGGATAAACCTGATATGCGTATTTCGTTGAAATTTACCGAATTAACCGATTTGATGAAAACCGAAGAGTTTAAAGTCTTCCGTGGCGCAGCAGACATGAAAAATGGTCGCGTGGTGGCGTTGCGTGTGCCAAATGGCGCAAAATTCAGCCGCAAAGAAATTGACGAATACACGCAATTTGTTGGTATTTACGGCGCAAAAGGTTTGGCGTACATCAAAGTCAACGATGTTACCAACTTATCTAATGGCGAAAATAGCGGCTTACAAAGCCCAATCGTCAAATTTTTGTCTGAAAACGTGTTGAAAGAAATCATTGCGCGAACTGGCGCGGAAAATGGCGACATTATTTTCTTCGGGGCAGACAAAGAAAAAATCGTGAACGAAGCCATCGGCGCGTTACGCATTAAAATCGGTAAAGAACACGGTTTAGAAAACGGCTATTTTGTGGACGAATGGAAACCGTTGTGGGTGGTGGATTTCCCAATGTTTGAATACGATGAAGATGCTGACCGCTATGTTGCCGTGCATCATCCATTCACTGCACCGAAAGAAGGGCATGAAGATTTGATGGTTTCTGCGCCTGAAAAATGTTTGGCTCGTGCGTATGATATGGTGTTGAATGGTTGGGAAATTGGTGGCGGTTCGATTCGTATTCATCGTGCAGAGATTCAAGAAAAAGTATTTGCCGCGCTGAAAATCACGCCCGAAGAACAACAAGAAAAATTCGGTTTCTTGTTGGATAATTTGAAATTTGGTGCGCCGCCGCATGGTGGTTTGGCATTTGGTTTGGACCGTTTGGTTACGTTGATGACGAGCGCAGAGTCTATTCGTGATGTGATTGCATTCCCGAAAACCCAACGCGCTCAATGCTTATTGACCAACGCGCCTAATTCGGTTGATGAGAAACAATTGCGTGAATTGAGTTTGCGTTTGCGTGTGAAACAATCAGAAAATAAAGAAGCGTAA
- a CDS encoding virulence-associated protein VapD — translation MSKYLIAFDLSQECLKQHYHANSPTNAYYNIATILKKHGFDNIQGSVYISTHDDISEAHGTLALQEVAAIYDWFAKCVSNVKFYRLEADLDAQFIVDGVEQARNAFIQQMQQLRQSLLQAGLPEDKLNEILNNQNFAVGNITLPLNKMKNIELK, via the coding sequence ATGAGTAAGTATTTGATTGCATTTGATTTAAGTCAAGAATGTTTGAAGCAACACTATCACGCCAATTCGCCCACAAACGCCTATTACAACATCGCGACCATTCTGAAAAAACACGGTTTTGACAATATTCAAGGCAGCGTTTATATCAGCACACATGATGACATTAGTGAGGCGCATGGCACGCTTGCCTTGCAAGAAGTTGCTGCGATTTATGATTGGTTTGCTAAATGCGTTTCTAATGTCAAATTTTACCGATTGGAAGCGGATTTGGACGCGCAATTTATTGTGGACGGTGTGGAACAAGCACGAAATGCGTTTATCCAGCAAATGCAGCAATTGCGTCAAAGTTTATTGCAAGCAGGTTTGCCCGAAGACAAATTAAATGAAATTTTGAATAATCAGAATTTTGCGGTTGGGAATATTACTTTACCGTTGAATAAAATGAAAAATATTGAATTGAAATGA
- a CDS encoding DNA-binding protein, whose amino-acid sequence MALTAEKLKENFAKEGKTLAQWARDNGYKPRDVWLVVGGQNKARYGRGHEIAVKLGLK is encoded by the coding sequence ATGGCTTTAACTGCTGAAAAATTAAAGGAAAATTTTGCCAAAGAAGGCAAAACATTGGCGCAATGGGCGCGTGATAATGGCTATAAACCGCGTGATGTTTGGTTAGTAGTCGGTGGACAAAACAAAGCTCGCTATGGTCGCGGTCATGAAATTGCCGTGAAATTGGGCTTGAAATAA
- a CDS encoding DUF502 domain-containing protein — translation MSKINTQTNPFSISKAIKRYLITGILVWLPITVTIWILSYIINAADKLVKLLPEQWQPEKYLGLTFPGMGVVVAIAVLFCTGIFAANVIGRKFIEGWDSLMGRIPVVKSIYSSVKKVSESLLSDNSRSFKTPVLVPFPQPNIWTIAFVSGSVPQSISDALPEKSEYVSVYVPTTPNPTGGYYIMVRHSDIRELDMTVDEALKYVISLGMVVPDDLPIKQHNMLIEQR, via the coding sequence ATGAGCAAAATCAACACTCAAACCAATCCATTTAGCATCAGTAAAGCCATCAAACGTTATTTAATTACAGGCATACTTGTGTGGTTGCCGATTACGGTAACTATTTGGATTTTATCGTATATTATTAATGCGGCAGACAAATTGGTTAAGCTGCTGCCTGAGCAATGGCAGCCTGAAAAATATTTAGGTTTAACATTCCCTGGTATGGGCGTGGTAGTGGCAATTGCGGTATTGTTTTGTACGGGTATTTTTGCGGCGAACGTGATTGGGCGTAAATTTATTGAGGGCTGGGACAGTTTGATGGGGCGAATTCCCGTTGTTAAATCCATTTATTCCAGCGTAAAAAAAGTATCTGAATCATTGCTTTCGGATAATTCGCGTTCATTTAAAACGCCTGTTTTGGTGCCGTTTCCACAACCCAATATTTGGACGATTGCGTTTGTTTCAGGCAGCGTGCCGCAGTCGATTTCGGACGCGCTGCCTGAAAAATCGGAGTATGTTTCGGTTTATGTGCCGACCACGCCCAACCCAACGGGGGGCTACTATATTATGGTGCGTCATTCTGATATTCGCGAACTGGATATGACGGTGGACGAGGCGTTGAAATATGTGATTTCGCTGGGTATGGTCGTGCCAGATGATTTGCCAATTAAACAACACAATATGTTGATTGAACAAAGGTAA
- the mpl gene encoding UDP-N-acetylmuramate:L-alanyl-gamma-D-glutamyl-meso-diaminopimelate ligase produces MQHIHIIGIGGTFMGGLARIAKEAGFKVTGCDAKMYPPMSTQLAELGVDVHEGFDAEQLKQYQADMYVIGNVAKRGMEVIEAILNKGLPYTSGPQWLSENVLQKMWVLGVAGTHGKTTTASMLAWVLEYAGYGAGFLIGGVPQNFSVSARLPQNDSAFFVIEADEYDTAFFDKRSKFVHYRPRTTILNNLEYDHADIFPDLAAIQTQFHHLIRTVPNQGLIIASGRAEAIHETIDKGCWTPIEWFGNQAGWQIGEADKQGSFDVFFKGEKVGRVQWELLGEHNRLNALAVIAAARHVGVSVQAACDALSQFKNVKRRMEIKGVVNQITVYDDFAHHPTAIETTIAGLRQKVGNARIIAVLEPRSNTMKLGTMKAALSGSLKEANAVFCYAGGVDWDVQAALEPLGDKLHIGKQFDEFVNELAKFAQTGDHILIMSNGGFGGIHEKLLAKLN; encoded by the coding sequence ATGCAACACATTCACATCATCGGTATTGGTGGCACATTTATGGGCGGTTTGGCGCGCATTGCCAAAGAAGCAGGGTTCAAAGTTACAGGCTGTGATGCCAAAATGTATCCGCCAATGAGTACGCAATTAGCCGAGCTAGGCGTGGACGTTCACGAAGGTTTTGATGCAGAACAATTAAAACAATATCAAGCAGATATGTACGTTATTGGCAATGTCGCCAAGCGTGGCATGGAAGTGATTGAAGCGATTTTAAACAAGGGATTGCCTTACACTTCAGGTCCACAGTGGTTGTCTGAAAACGTGTTACAAAAAATGTGGGTACTGGGCGTGGCGGGAACGCACGGCAAAACCACTACCGCATCTATGTTGGCGTGGGTATTAGAATATGCTGGTTATGGTGCAGGTTTTTTGATTGGCGGTGTACCACAAAATTTCAGTGTGTCGGCGCGTTTGCCACAAAATGACAGCGCGTTTTTCGTGATTGAAGCCGATGAATACGACACCGCATTTTTTGACAAACGCAGCAAATTCGTTCACTACCGTCCGCGCACCACCATTTTGAATAATTTAGAATACGACCACGCGGATATTTTCCCCGATTTAGCCGCAATTCAAACACAATTTCATCACTTGATTCGCACCGTGCCAAATCAAGGTTTGATTATCGCCAGCGGTCGTGCAGAAGCCATTCACGAAACCATTGATAAAGGTTGCTGGACACCGATTGAATGGTTTGGTAATCAAGCTGGCTGGCAAATTGGCGAAGCAGACAAACAAGGCAGCTTTGATGTGTTTTTTAAGGGCGAAAAAGTCGGACGTGTGCAATGGGAATTGTTGGGCGAACACAATCGCCTAAATGCACTCGCTGTCATTGCAGCAGCGCGACACGTTGGCGTGAGCGTTCAGGCTGCCTGTGATGCGTTGAGTCAATTTAAAAACGTAAAAAGACGCATGGAAATCAAAGGAGTAGTGAATCAAATTACTGTGTATGATGACTTTGCCCACCACCCAACCGCCATTGAAACCACCATTGCAGGACTGCGTCAAAAAGTCGGCAATGCACGAATCATCGCCGTATTGGAGCCGCGTTCCAACACTATGAAACTTGGCACAATGAAAGCCGCACTTTCAGGCAGCCTGAAAGAAGCAAACGCCGTATTTTGCTACGCTGGAGGTGTTGATTGGGATGTTCAGGCAGCATTGGAGCCATTGGGTGATAAATTGCATATTGGCAAACAGTTTGATGAATTTGTAAATGAATTGGCTAAATTCGCCCAAACTGGCGACCATATTTTAATCATGAGTAATGGTGGGTTTGGCGGAATTCATGAAAAATTATTGGCAAAATTAAATTAA
- a CDS encoding DUF29 domain-containing protein, whose amino-acid sequence MNTDYNHDLAAWAAHQANLIKLGKFNELDFENLMEEMQAMSRKEHRELLRRMGILIAYLLKWAFQPTCQGNSWREPLLTNAKKSLIYWKIRPAYAIILTTLNGSTKYGNVVHNKRKMKQASKLCHHNPFGRLTKF is encoded by the coding sequence ATTAATACTGACTACAATCACGATTTAGCCGCTTGGGCAGCACATCAAGCTAATTTAATCAAACTTGGAAAATTCAATGAGTTAGATTTTGAAAATTTGATGGAAGAAATGCAAGCCATGAGCCGAAAAGAACACCGCGAATTACTCCGCCGCATGGGCATTTTGATTGCTTACTTGTTAAAATGGGCATTTCAGCCGACTTGTCAAGGCAATAGTTGGCGAGAACCATTGTTGACCAACGCCAAGAAATCGCTGATTTATTGGAAGATTCGTCCAGCCTATGCAATCATTTTGACGACACTGAATGGTTCAACAAAGTATGGTAACGTGGTACACAACAAGCGCAAAATGAAACAGGCATCAAAACTTTGCCACCACAACCCATTTGGACGATTGACGAAATTTTGA
- a CDS encoding ADP-ribosylglycohydrolase family protein → MNLQSALYGSLLGTAVGDAYGLPFEGMKPQRIRKIFKRKTDYRLIPFMHGAMVSDDTEHATMAVQAYIRSAGQPEKFQQALQSHLRWWLARLPAGIGLATLRSIVKMWFRLPETGVFSAGNGGAMRVAVLGVLARDVDELKQLVKISTRVTHTDPKAEQGALTIALLAWVETHQSDWATMQVMDFVLSHIQDNDLIERIKNFQPNPRKGVSGYIYETVPAVCQIWQQHRHEPILGLQKLIEWGGDTDTTCAIFGGVVGIRYGQTVFDGIAGAWCEPVLHPDYWQKLATQASQVQKTAQPQKPLVWANILILLRNVFFTMIVLAHGFRRLLPPY, encoded by the coding sequence ATGAACCTACAATCCGCCTTATATGGTTCACTGCTTGGTACGGCTGTGGGTGATGCCTACGGTTTACCGTTTGAAGGCATGAAACCGCAACGCATCCGCAAAATATTCAAGCGTAAAACAGATTACCGCCTAATCCCATTTATGCATGGTGCGATGGTATCCGATGACACCGAACACGCCACCATGGCTGTACAAGCCTATATCCGCAGCGCAGGGCAGCCTGAAAAATTTCAACAAGCGTTGCAATCGCATTTGCGCTGGTGGTTGGCGCGTTTACCTGCTGGAATTGGCTTGGCGACTTTGCGTAGCATTGTAAAAATGTGGTTCAGGCTGCCTGAAACGGGCGTGTTTTCTGCAGGCAATGGCGGTGCGATGCGTGTGGCGGTGTTGGGTGTGTTGGCGCGTGATGTTGATGAATTAAAACAACTGGTTAAAATCAGTACACGCGTAACCCACACCGACCCAAAAGCAGAACAAGGCGCGTTAACAATTGCGTTGTTGGCATGGGTGGAAACGCATCAATCAGATTGGGCGACAATGCAAGTAATGGATTTTGTATTGAGTCATATTCAAGATAATGATTTAATTGAAAGAATTAAAAATTTTCAACCCAATCCACGTAAAGGTGTTTCGGGCTACATTTACGAAACCGTACCAGCCGTCTGCCAGATTTGGCAACAGCATCGCCATGAACCGATTTTGGGTTTGCAAAAACTGATTGAATGGGGAGGCGATACCGATACCACTTGCGCGATTTTTGGGGGCGTGGTGGGCATTCGGTATGGACAAACGGTGTTTGATGGTATCGCTGGAGCGTGGTGTGAACCCGTGTTGCACCCCGATTATTGGCAAAAACTAGCCACCCAAGCCTCGCAAGTGCAAAAAACAGCACAACCACAAAAGCCATTGGTTTGGGCGAATATTCTGATATTATTGAGGAACGTGTTTTTTACCATGATTGTATTAGCACATGGATTTCGGCGATTATTGCCACCGTATTAA